The Pseudomonas orientalis genome contains a region encoding:
- the murG gene encoding undecaprenyldiphospho-muramoylpentapeptide beta-N-acetylglucosaminyltransferase produces MGANVLIMAGGTGGHVFPALACAREFQSRGYSVHWLGTPRGIENELVPNAGLPLHLINVTGLRGKGKLSLLKAPFVLLKAVMQARKIIRELKPVCVLGFGGYVTGPGGVAAKLAGVPVIVHEQNAVAGTANRLLVPLAARVCEAFPKTFAASDKLRTTGNPVRTELFMAIAREALAGRKAHLLILGGSLGAEPLNKLLPEAVAQLPEALRPEIFHQAGKNHDEVTATRYREAGVEANVQPFIKDMAQAYGWADLVVCRAGALTVSELAAAGLPSLLVPLPHAIDDHQTRNAEYLAGEGAAFLLPQRTTGAADLAARLTEVLMQPERLNSMASTASRLAKPDATRTVVDICLEVAHG; encoded by the coding sequence ATGGGCGCTAACGTGCTGATCATGGCCGGCGGCACCGGGGGCCATGTGTTCCCGGCCCTGGCCTGCGCGCGTGAATTCCAGAGCCGTGGCTACAGCGTGCACTGGCTGGGCACGCCGCGTGGCATCGAGAACGAACTGGTGCCAAACGCCGGTTTGCCGCTGCACCTGATCAACGTCACCGGCCTGCGTGGCAAGGGCAAATTGTCCCTGCTCAAGGCGCCGTTCGTGTTGCTCAAGGCGGTCATGCAGGCACGCAAGATCATCCGCGAATTGAAGCCGGTGTGCGTGCTCGGCTTTGGCGGTTATGTGACCGGCCCCGGTGGCGTGGCGGCGAAACTCGCCGGCGTACCGGTGATTGTCCATGAACAGAACGCCGTTGCCGGTACCGCCAATCGCCTGCTGGTGCCGTTGGCCGCGCGGGTGTGTGAAGCCTTCCCGAAAACGTTCGCGGCTTCGGACAAGCTTCGCACCACCGGCAACCCGGTGCGTACCGAACTGTTCATGGCCATCGCACGTGAAGCGCTGGCCGGACGCAAGGCACATCTGCTGATCCTCGGCGGAAGTCTGGGCGCCGAGCCACTGAACAAATTGCTGCCTGAAGCCGTTGCGCAACTGCCTGAAGCGCTGCGTCCGGAAATCTTCCACCAGGCCGGCAAAAACCACGATGAAGTCACCGCCACGCGCTATCGCGAAGCCGGTGTCGAGGCGAACGTACAGCCCTTCATCAAAGACATGGCCCAAGCCTATGGCTGGGCCGACCTGGTGGTCTGTCGCGCTGGTGCGCTGACCGTCAGTGAACTGGCCGCCGCCGGTCTGCCGTCGTTGCTGGTGCCTCTGCCCCATGCAATCGACGATCACCAGACCCGCAACGCCGAATATTTGGCCGGGGAGGGCGCTGCCTTCCTGCTGCCGCAAAGAACGACTGGCGCCGCCGATTTGGCCGCACGCCTGACCGAGGTTTTGATGCAACCGGAACGACTCAACAGCATGGCGAGCACCGCAAGCCGACTGGCCAAACCTGACGCAACCCGCACCGTGGTCGATATCTGCCTG